Proteins from a single region of Nerophis ophidion isolate RoL-2023_Sa linkage group LG08, RoL_Noph_v1.0, whole genome shotgun sequence:
- the LOC133557347 gene encoding purpurin-like — MPDPVWSWSTSISYFILALRRMASSKLVLLLVLLSCMESSLCTSCVVDSFTVKEGFDPARYSGKWYALQKKDPEGLFLQDNISAEYTIDDDGSMTASSKGRVTLFGFWVVCADMAAQYSVPDPATPGKMFMNYQGLASYLSSGGDNYWVIDTDYDNYAITYACRTVKEDGSCEDGYSLVFSRNPRGLPPAIQRVVRQKQEEICMAGQFQPVLQSGAC; from the exons ATGCCAGACCCAGTCTGGTCTTGGTCTACGTCCATCTCATACTTCATTCTTGCCCTGAGAAG AATGGCGTCCTCCAAGCTGGTCCTTCTTCTGGTCCTGCTGTCCTGCATGGAGAGCAGTCTGTGCACCTCCTGTGTGGTGGACAGCTTCACGGTCAAGGAGGGCTTCGACCCCGCCAGG TACTCCGGAAAGTGGTACGCCTTGCAGAAGAAGGATCCGGAAGGCTTGTTCTTGCAGGACAACATCTCTGCGGAGTACACCATCGACGACGACGGCAGCATGACGGCGTCCTCCAAAGGACGCGTCACTCTCTTTGG CTTCTGGGTTGTGTGCGCCGACATGGCCGCCCAGTACTCCGTCCCCGACCCCGCAACCCCCGGCAAGATGTTCATGAACTACCAGGGACTGGCCAGCTACCTGTCCAGTGGAG GCGACAACTACTGGGTGATCGACACGGACTACGACAACTACGCCATCACCTACGCCTGCCGCACAGTCAAGGAGGACGGCAGCTGCGAGGACGGCTACAGCCTGGTCTTCTCCAGGAACCCCCGCGGTTTACCCCCGGCCATCCAGCGCGTCGTGCGTCAGAAGCAGGAGGAAATCTGCATGGCCGGACAGTTCCAGCCTGTGCTGCAGTCCGGAGCCTGTTGA